In Mangifera indica cultivar Alphonso chromosome 7, CATAS_Mindica_2.1, whole genome shotgun sequence, the genomic window GATTTAGTATTAAAATTTGCTATTAATTTTTAGTTGATATTATTGTGCCTTATTTTCTCTGTAGTTCTTTTCACCCCTTTCAAAAGTTAAAGATGAACCTCAGAATGGGATTATGGAATTAAGAGAGGTTGAGGAGAACCACAGGTATTTAGATCCTTTGTTCTGATCTTAATGCATCTCTTGTAAAAATTAGTTGCGTTCTGATGAAAATATGCCAAAAAGCTCCCTACCTCTATTAATTTAGCATCAGATTTGTAttgatttctctctctcttttcttttttttttgggtgaaaaaatcGCTTGAATATTGGAAATGTAACAggatattttctctttatttttaaaatttattacttccTGTTCAGGTCCAAagattcatttataaatatgactGCTGGAGCTAATGAAGAGGTGAATTTTTAGTTGCTTATTTATCCTTTTCTGGTAGAAAGGTTTCCATTGTCGTATGGACTTACATGCTTTCTGTTTCACCATCTTCAGGCTAGTCACCGTGTAGTATCTGATGAGAGACAGCCACTTCTTCCGACTTAGTGTTTTTGGGTATGTATACTAAGTTAACTCCAATGATTATGTTGTATGTTGCAATGCATGCCTAATCACACCTATAAAAGAGATATGGgctattttctttcttcctgTGACAACAATATTAGTGTCAGAGGCTTTCTTTTCATAGATTATTCTTGGTTTTTTTACTGAATTTTCTCATTGaaactcatgattcatcaacaGGTAAATTCATAGTTGAATTATTTGTTGATGGCAACTTTGGATCTATAGCTTAGGGTTGTTAAACTTAACATCTGCTAAAATGCTAACTGGAATTATACTACTGAAATGCATTCTCATTGAAACTTTGGATCTATTGCTGAGGGTTCTTAAAACATAACTTTTGTGAATGCGGTTTCGTTTTTTTACAATGACCTGTTTTTTTATTCACACAAGGTCTTGAgggtataataaaaattttagtggCACATAAAATTAGAATGTGGAATATGTCTCAAAATCATTCTGTACTTTAAACACTATTACTTGTtcatattttacctttttcgAGCAATATGTCTGCATCTTTGAATCTCAAATGGTGACAGGAAGATGTTCTGTTTCTTTATACAGTTTTCACCAATGCACAATATTCATTTCTTTTAATCGGATCAAATATTCATTGGCATATCAAAATTTCATTGCAGGAGTTTTCTTTGAAGACATTCTTTTGGCAGGACACATTGGATTATGGTACAGGAGATAAAATCAGTTCTGAGAATCATCACTCAGTGGAATAATcattagaaatatataaaattctttatgCTTTTTTGAGATCTCTTTTTTACTTCTTGGGACTGGATGACAGAGAGCAATGAGGGTCGTGGCCATGGTGGCAGAGGTTTCAAAAGAGAATACTGAAGAACTTGGTTCCAAGCTCTCCCAAATTCCTCCTGCCCTGACATATATGGTGCTGCCTGCTCTTATTTGTATTCTTTACCTTAGACCAGGAATAGAATTTTTGTCctcaatatataattttttaaccttatattattgtttcttatagaaaaaaaaaatataattttggttgTGTCCGAGACTATAGtctaaaatatggaaaatatctTTGTTTTCCTACCAATTTTATTGTGCTATTTAAGTGTACCCTGTGAACACTTTTACAACATTCCTTTGGTAGTAATAAATCTTACTTATTCTATTAAATAAACACAATTTTGGGAGTTTTGAGGTATGCCCAAATCTACCTCAAAATGATTTCGTAGGATAGGATGAGTGctttttttgtttcaaacaCTTTTAAGATTGTTCAGCGGGAAGGGCTGTAAATTCTTGCCCAATTTACTGTTAGATTTGGCTGAATTGAGATCAAATTTGACACtattcaagtttagtttgatttgggtTAGCTgagtttttgttatattaatttgagtttgatccGATTGAGAAAAAGATACGATTGAGTTTTGGCAATAACACTGAATTATGTCAAAACttgattaaatattgtaatattttaattaatttatattgaattttttgaagttaTGAGTTTAATTAGCAAAGGCCCTTGTACCTGAATTATCAAGGCAAAATCCTGCCTGATATGATGGGTCGTTACTCGAGCAACACAAAACAGTGCGAGTACGAGAGCAGTCCCCACAAGTAACGAACAACGACCCTTTGCTTCCTCCGTCCTCTTTCTCTCTTATTGTCCTTTCcgttttccttcttcttttcttcttcgtTTCCACTTGATGCATGTAACTTTCAACTAAATGACCTCTCTCAGCTCCCCTTCTTTCTCACCCTTTAAATGCCTTCCTAAATTCATCTCCCCCCGCCTCTCCTTCCCCAACCGACGCCGTTCTCGCCGCGCCAAAAGAACCCTCCGCAACCCCCTCCCCAACCACGAACATAACAACAATCCTTTCATTAAGCCTCCAGCAGACTTCGAAAACATTAATTTAGTCCTCGACTTTCACCAGATTTCAGTCCTTTCATCCTCCTCCAAATCCCGCCTCCACCGCTTCCTCTCCTCTGCCGAAGAGGCTTACCACGATCTCAAAACTATTGTAACCCTAGATGATAATGGCAGGATCGTCGTCTCCTGCCGCATGTCTTCGCTTCAGCTCGTGGGCGGGTTCTTGCTCTCTGGGTTTGTCTTGGTGGccttttttagggttttgattaagcttgggttagggtttagggataGGCTTTGGGTTGGTCAGCCACGTGTTGTGGTTAGAAGAGATAGGAGTCTTGGAGGGAGAGAAGTGGTGGTTGGGACTGAAAAAAATGTGAGGAGTTATAGTAAGCCTCTGGAGAACCCGTTGTCACCGGGTCGAGTGGAAGAATATGGAGTTCCGGGTCGGGTAAGGAAAGGTTTCCGGGTTCGAAAGGAGGAGAGGTTACCCAATTGGTGGCCAGCAATTGTGGCGGCGGAACAGACATTGGTTGTGGACAAAGAGGAGTATCAGAGAGAGGCGAACAGATTGATTCGAGGTTAgtgttttttcatttgtttgtttaatttaattgacatttagttcatttatttatctggtatttttctcttttattctgaattttaaatatagttaaAGCTGGCTGTTGACTGGATTCATTGTTGTTTCTTGTTCCAATTGCATTCACAATAAGTATAATTCCTACTTCTTCTGGCAATGTTGGGCCAgttgtaataatattttctatttttcttgcAGGTAAGATTAGCCCCTTTTGTTTCATATTTCCATTTCTTTACTTATGATTCTACTTCAAATTCAACTCATGAAGTTGATTTCCAGCTATCATCGACCATAGAACGCATGGACAGGACATTATGGAGGATGATATAATTCAAGTCAGTGCTTTTGTGATCTTTCTGGTGTTATATCATTCGgttttttaataatgagttcTTAGAGTTATCCACTCTTTGCTTATGCTTGCTTAGAATCCAGTTCgagttaaaaattatattatttgggAAGTTGGGCTAGTTTCTCTGAAGGCAAATTGTCAGAGATAATCTGTTTGGACTGCTATATATATAGTCTTCAAGTATGTGTAACTAatttatgtcattatttgtgtGTTTAAGACAAAACGAGGGAGATGAGAAGGGTTGTGCATTTTGTTTTTGTGATTAATTTACAATGGGCATAAACCAAAGTGACATTTTCATTCATGCATGGAAAACATGATTGGTGTagtcatattttcttatatgtgtGAGTGGTCTCTGTTTCATTCTATACATATGAAGCCATTTATAATCTTATTTCTTCCTTCTCTTcccttcctgtttttgttaagCTTTTTCATcttattaatgtttatatttattttaagctATGctatagtatttttaaaaaggttCCATACTTAACCTTAAAGTAAcaatttttactttatttgcttattttttcTCGAATTATCTTACAAACTAGCAATATGCCATTTTGATTAGATGATAGAATTTGAACTAATTTTATAGtttcattctttaatttaataattgtaatatgtggtaaaaaaatttcaattgcgTCAGCTGATCCTTCGATGTGCACTGGACTTCTTTTGCCTGTATGGATGAGCAGTTACGTCGACTATGCAGGGCATCTGGAGTACGGGTCTCCATTGACACAATAAATACACGAGATTCCTTATACCGCACTTCTATTGATTTCGTTCTAAACGTGTGTAGCCGGTAAGTGAATTTAATTCACTTAATCATTATTCAGTTGTACTGGTTTTCTCTTGGTTTAACTTGTTTGAGAACTTTGCAGGGAGGTTGGTGAACCTACCTCTGTTTATGTAGATGGTGAAGATGCCCGACAATTCGTCGCTGGTCTTGCTGATAACATTGGGCTTGAAAACTCTCGTGCGGCAAGGATGGTGTCTGCGGCTGTTGCTGCACGCACACGTTCATGTTTGTTGCAGGCATGGGTAAGGTCCCCAACTCTCTTTCTTAGATGTCCTAGCTTTTTGAACCGAAAcaattttgctttttgtttttctacCACTTGCAAACAGAAAGTATAGGCTTATCTGGAGTCAGGGTTAAATTctgtttatgtttatgtttagAATACAGATCTGAAATTCTGTTCTTTAGGGAGGTCTTTAATATTTAACGCTTTTGGATGATATTTATGGTATAATTTATTCTGTCAGGATAACAAAAAAAGGGTGATCTATTATGAGATTACCCAATCTTGCTGATTCATTGATGGGATATTGGGGATTGATGTTTCTTTGTTGCAATGGTCATGAAACAACAGtagctttctttcttttaaaaataaatgtaaggAATGCTATGTATAAGACCTGTCTTTAAATCATTGTTTCCTTTTATCTGTAACAGATCTTTGAATTGAGGTTGCTAATTGGCACATTTTTTCCCTCTGAAAGACACTTAAGTGATAGTTGTTACAGCTCGCTAAACTTTCTATTTGTTGATTGTATTTCTTCTTTGCAGGAACTAGTTGTAATTGTTTTAAATGCTAATGTTTTAACTGGTATACATTTTGCAGGCTTTGGAAATGCAGGGAAACCATTTTGAAGCAGTGTCGGAGCTGTCAAAGATATGTCATATTCTTCGTATTTTTCCTCCTAAAGAGTCCTCTGTATGTTCTTGTTTTTCTTAGTCACAAATTTAAAggttatttgataatatatccttttatatttataatacatttGATATCAAAagcaagattttttttaaaaagaggaATTTAAAGATGCAGAAAGATTTGAAGTAGCCTTCCACAGGGAAATAAGAAGGAAAAACCTGAAACAGACCTTAGTATCTACTAGAAACTAAAACGACCTATCATCATGCTTGTTATCTAATTAAAAGAGATGAAGGGGGATGGGGCCATTTATACTATGAGCTGCATAGCCTGTACTTGGGTATAAGCCTGTTCAAAATATTGTTATAGCTACTCTAGATGAATGTCTACCGACCAATCTTCTGGTGGAtggttttgttcattttttctgttctgtatataacaaaatttttcttttatatgacCTTCTCTGATTAATGATGGATGTGCTTCTGCAGCCTGAGATGGAGATGGTGGCACGAGGCCTGGAGAAACTCTTGAAAGTGGAGCAGAGGGAATATTTAATGAATATGCTTGTTGGAATTTGCAGTGAAGAGAGTCATAGAACAGCGGCAGAAGCTTTGGGCTTGGTATGTCTACATTTTGTTTCTCTTAATTTGGTTTCCAGAAAATGCTCAATGAACAGAAAGTTTTACCTTTCAgcatatttatgaaaatttagcCAAAGTTCTCTCCATAGAAAACCATTCAGCTTTACTGTCGTAGGATATGTATGTTTGATTGACTTATGTTTAGCCACATATCTAGGGTGCTTTTTGTGCTGATAATGAGGAGGAATATGTGTTTTCTTCTCTGGTATgaaactttataaaaataatgttgagtgaaaagaatttaaaagaattgaataagCTAGATTTTACAAAGAGTTGGATAAGCTATCTATAGAATGTTATTCTCTGAGCACTTGATATATTTAGGTACTAAAGACTCTAATCTAATCTCACTTGAGCACAGATAACTAATTAGAAGACTTGGTGTCCCTGAAACCAAACTGATATAATAGAAAGATTGTGATGCTGTCTTTTCTGGTGAATGAAAAAGGAAAGCATTTATTTGAACTCTGAAGACACCATGTTAGGAAAGCCTCTTCAGCGTAAAATTGACTTAATCAAGTTCTGTGAAGGATCATCTCCTTcgtaatagtaaaaaaaattctgTTTCTCCTAATTCAAATAACCTTAATATAGCCATCACCATACAACTATGTAACATCCTAGGTCTCTTTCATTTGAAGGCCCCCTTGCTACATAAAGTGTTTTGTTGCAGTAAAATTCCATGCTACTGTCACAAAGCACTATCAACCAGTCGATCTGTTTTCTTTACTTAATCACTTCACCTTGTATACCCGTTAGCATGGCTTGATTCAGCAGGCAATGTTGCAAGCTGTTTTTGCAGCATCTTATCTCCCTTTTGTGTGTTGACCTTAAGAGTAAAACTACTAGGTGGAATGGGATTTCTAGTTGTGTCTTTTTTATCTCAGTTACAGTTTAGTTGTGACATAAATCCTGTATATTCTGTTGTTTGTAGGTACTCTCTCCTGAAGGGCATGGTGATCAGCATGAAAAAAACATAcatgaaaattaaattcttatggATAcagtttatttttgtatattgcTGCTTTTTCTTTGCAGTTAATTGTGTACCTTAGACAGTTTAATAATCTCATAAATTATTCCAAATACTAAAtgcaataataaaatcttataatttcaattatgtgTGGGTTCATTTTTTCTGGTTTGATCTTTATTGGATCTTATAATTCTTTAAGAATCAACCTTAAATAGATGATCCATCAGTTTGTATTTATCTCTCCTATCCAAAGtccattaattttgatttgagtaGTGATatttagggtaattaattaaaataaccttttttaaagggttatacaaaaataatcttcATTGTTTATACTTTTATAGCCAACATATTAGGGAGGAAATTACTCTCTTACATAAAATTGTCTTTGAATTAGTTTGATCTATTTTAAAACCTGCATAAACTCTACATAAAGAATAATCATCGCATTTATACAACTCTCACCAATCTCAAGCATTATGTtggattttcatttttgattgtTTAGGGTGTAGAGATTTACTTGTGTTTGTATTGAAAATAGAGATGTTATAGATATGTAATTGTAAGTTTTTTCTATACTAGGTtttatttgtgaaataaattaaattgatcatgTTATTGATAAGTTGTATGAATGTTACTGTGATTGAAGAGGATTcgaattgaatatttaattcactatttttttacaaaattttcatcgTGCATGATTTGTTTCTAAGAAGTCTACATAGTGGAAGCCAATGAAGGTGGAGGGTTAAATGACATTTGCCATTCCTATGGCGCATGGTGGGTACCTAtggaattttatattttgataattaagttattatgtGAGGTACGCATGGTgatggtaattaaaattttgttacgTGTAAATTATGCAAATTATAGATTTTGGTGTGATGTACATGGTGGgggtaattaaaaattttcggAAGTAGGGCtgattgaaattttatattagacatGAGTGATCCACAAGTCGAGCTCATTAAAATTTGCCATGCATGACGCGTAGCTGGGTATGCATTTTTTATGTAGATATCTATATGTATGGAATTTCGTGTGGATTACAATTTTTCTATCTAAATATGTGTGGTGTATGTGAGACGTGTGAAATTTCGAGCCTAATTAATAAATTCACGTTGTAATTAGCGAATTATCTATGTTTgtcatacacatacacacacacacacacacatatatatatatatatatatatatatatatgattctCTTATCAAACTCCAATTAACCATCCATATTATATAatgctatattttttaattttttcctttaataaaGCCAAGTTGTGTTATAAAAGATACCAAATAATATCGTgttcaataaattatataaaactcaACCCAAATTGTATCAAGTtacatttttttacttttaaaataaaaaattccttacaatctcattttttctctcttttatatttttattgctcACTatcaaatcattattttatccttcAATGCACATTGGTGGCCTAATCAAGAtaagaaattcattattttgtcacatttatataaaaaagtccTCTAATGATAGCTTTTtgtctttgttattttaattgtaaGGAAAACATGAATTTGATTGGTAGTGGtatgatacatatatatatatatatatatatattctctatcATTCGACATTAGATTCTTATCTTGTGgagaaatacaaatttgattATCTTATTTCGTAACACAAACATTACGGCTTAAAGTTTTTTTCAATTAGGGCAAATGATCTAggataaaatataacttttagaGATATTGTAtgatttctataattttttttttaatttaggattcaggattctttttattaatatttgttttaaaagttgTGACTTATTAATTAGCTATGTTATGTATTTGTGAGATTATAACTGAATATTCTGACTATGTATTTTGTTTGAAAGTAgactataatttgaaaattgattatatatcATGTTATTTTAAGTCTAATAGCCACGTAAATACTTTGATtcgaaatattatattaattttagtgaTGTGTTCCgagaaaagtactaaaattaagATTGACAAtgacacattttttaaaatgtaatattgATGATACGTCGTATTAagcctatatatatattccatatTTTTTTCGTATCTAAATTGTATGACTGTACTTTATAAACatgtttttcatcatttattgtatcatatctatataattttgtatCATTGTTTTTCGTTCTTGCATTTACTAAGTAGGATTTCGAgcaaaaagaatttaataattttttttcaaatttttattttgtttatttggatGTTTGATTATGACaaatattataagaattaattgaattgttaaattttttattgcagAATATTGCTTCTAGCTATAAAAAGGCATCAAAGTTTGGTTAGGCAAGTTTGAGAGCGATTGAGAAATATACAACTTCTCACCACTACTAAGCACAAATGGCCACGTAGGGCTACTGtgataacatttataatatgtaaCACAAGAATGCATTATTACTATGATTAGGATCATTTTATCATCCTGGACACttcttcaagtaattttttctataataaagtTCATATATTGTTTGTGTTGGATCCTTAGGTATTTTGAtggttataaaaatataagttaaaattgcTAACAAGTTTAAAGAATGTGTTAAAGTATTACAAATTggacaaaatgtgaaaaatataggAATTAACATTGAAACGATCAGTAGTTAAAGATGAATGCTCAGTACTAGGCAAAAAATTGACTTGATAATCAGTTTGTTCATCACTTATTCCTTTACACATTGATGTCTCTAGAATTATGAAATAATTCCATTTGAGCAAGAACGATCACTAAAAATAATATACCACTTGTTTTGTACCGTTTTCAAGTTGAGAACAAAGAAGGTGCTTGGTAATGTGCTCGCTCCTATGGAGTCAACACAATCAAAGTCAAGGCTAAGGAAATAAAGATCAAAGCCTTTTTATCAACTGCTCAAAGATGCATACCGACCATTCATAGTGCAAAATAAAGTTGATATGAAAGTCACTACCCCTCTCGTTCATGCCTTTGtgattttgaagaattaaaattcgaagAGAGGAATGACCGGTGGTTCAAAGCATATTGAATGTTACTTTGTGACACGAGCATTTAAAGCCGATCGTTGTGAACTTTGACCAAGGTTGACCATTGGCTGAAATTGGTGATACCGACTGTTCCAACAAATGGTTCTTAAGAGCAAATTATCTCTTTCTGAAGTCAACGACTAGTTTTTCAAGTTCAACgatattattatgatttcaacCACACAAAACCTACAAACTGAGCTCATTTGAAGTGAAGAAGGGTTAGACATTACATTGCAACTCtcttaaactaatttattcTAAGCTCAGTCCAATCTTTTTCTCTCACAAAGCAAAACTCATACACTTGAGAACCATTgtgtttatattgtatattaaaaaatactcaaaaattttattcgGGGTGAAATCTCATATCGTCTATTGTATTGGGTGCAATCATAGACAAACTAAGTGTAAAAAAGTCTTTCAATTGATAGTGGAATCCCAAGACAGTTTGCTTAGAGAAGTAGACGTAGGAGACTTACAAAAGAAGCTTTGAACCACTCTAAACTACGCTCTTCTAATCTCTACCCTATATATTTGTGTCCTTATTCTTTGTTAGTAGATTAATTGATAACTTgtgcattaaattttttaaagaacctattcacccccCTTCTAATAGAAGatgcattaattaataatttttttcttttctatccaAAGGAAAAAGTCACTTGTCTTCCAAACTAATATATTTGAGAAGACTATTAACTTTCAATTTTATAGCCCTTCTAAACTGCTTAACCTCGTTAATCATGACTGCCTATCATCTCCAACAATACAAGCAATTTGACATTTCACACTACTAGAGAAGGAAAGGTGAAATTCTAGTTATTTATCCAATGATTTTCTTAAAAtctaacatttaattaaatacaagatAATAACTTTTAATAGAAACCTAGTTGGTAAATATGAGAAtgaaggggaaaaagaaaatagtttgaGAATTATAATGgtatgaaacaaaaaaatggaGTGCAACAAGTCATCACTTcgattgatttttatatatattatgtaaaacGACACCATTTTGTGCTttataaaatgatgttgttttgtgttttgtcaaagaacaaaaattcaaaaatacgacaACGACTTATATGATTGTTTCTTATGACAAACACATAAACTAAGTGTTTTATACGTTTTCGGTCCAAAGTTACAATAAAATGtgtttaaaatgataaaatatgacaaacatatataatacacataaatcATGTATTAACCCATACTATCCAACTACCTAACTAATTGATCTCAGAAAACAAACCCATACTATCATTCTTATTTATAGATGGATAGTATCAAACAAGGAGACAACTGGACTTACATTTTGAActtgaaaaaatgattaaagaGTTAGGACTCATCGACAATTGCTAGTAAGGAAAGTTTTGCCACTAGTTGAATTtgattaacttatttttatgtTGCATCTTTTGGGGCTACAAACCTTATATCTAATTgtgtaaattaattaagtcaatCAATCATAGGATATATTAATTGTGTGTAGGAAATAAAGGAAATCAACCATTGATAACCTCATATCAATATGCTTGGTGCAACAATGGTATGTAACATTCTTGCTCAAATCCAAAGTACTCTTGCTATCATAGTTAACCACATACTCACCTTGTTTTAAACCCAATTCTTAGGgaaatcttttcaaccaaagcATCTATGTACCTCCTTCAGTTGTAGTAATATACTCAGCTTTGGTTGTAGTTAAGACAATA contains:
- the LOC123220827 gene encoding uncharacterized protein LOC123220827 is translated as MTSLSSPSFSPFKCLPKFISPRLSFPNRRRSRRAKRTLRNPLPNHEHNNNPFIKPPADFENINLVLDFHQISVLSSSSKSRLHRFLSSAEEAYHDLKTIVTLDDNGRIVVSCRMSSLQLVGGFLLSGFVLVAFFRVLIKLGLGFRDRLWVGQPRVVVRRDRSLGGREVVVGTEKNVRSYSKPLENPLSPGRVEEYGVPGRVRKGFRVRKEERLPNWWPAIVAAEQTLVVDKEEYQREANRLIRAIIDHRTHGQDIMEDDIIQLRRLCRASGVRVSIDTINTRDSLYRTSIDFVLNVCSREVGEPTSVYVDGEDARQFVAGLADNIGLENSRAARMVSAAVAARTRSCLLQAWALEMQGNHFEAVSELSKICHILRIFPPKESSPEMEMVARGLEKLLKVEQREYLMNMLVGICSEESHRTAAEALGLVLSPEGHGDQHEKNIHEN